A DNA window from Kitasatospora atroaurantiaca contains the following coding sequences:
- a CDS encoding sugar ABC transporter substrate-binding protein, producing the protein MNAMTRRTIVGMAAVSMALTLAACGQDGGAAKSGSASSKIVGLLLPEKSSSTRYESFDRPLIESSIAGLCTKCTVDYANADGDEATQKQQFDNLLAKGVKVILLDPVNAKSTASWVDAAARKGTKVIAYDRLAAGNVAAYVSFDNQRTGELQGQALLDALGSKAGNADIVMINGSEADPNAAMFKAGAHKALDGKVKKIVYEQSGEWKPAVAAQKTNEAIHSLGKDGFQAVYSANDGMAASVIETLKSAGMKNIPVGGQDASIDAVRRILAGEQAYTIYKPYKPEADAAANIAVYLLKGLDITSVASSISDSEGGAKIPSMLLSPIVVTKQKVAATVIAGGLYKAADICNEQYADACNAAGIK; encoded by the coding sequence ATGAACGCAATGACGCGTCGCACCATCGTCGGCATGGCCGCTGTGTCGATGGCGCTCACGCTGGCCGCCTGCGGCCAGGACGGCGGCGCAGCGAAGTCGGGCTCCGCCAGCAGCAAGATCGTCGGTCTGCTGCTGCCCGAGAAGTCCTCTTCCACCCGGTACGAGTCCTTCGACCGGCCGCTGATCGAGTCCTCGATCGCAGGCCTGTGCACCAAGTGCACCGTCGACTACGCCAACGCGGACGGCGACGAGGCCACCCAGAAGCAGCAGTTCGACAACCTGCTCGCCAAGGGCGTCAAGGTCATCCTGCTCGACCCGGTCAACGCGAAGAGCACCGCCTCCTGGGTCGACGCCGCCGCCCGCAAGGGCACCAAGGTGATCGCGTACGACCGGCTGGCCGCCGGCAACGTGGCCGCGTACGTCTCCTTCGACAACCAGCGGACCGGCGAGCTCCAGGGGCAGGCCCTGCTCGACGCCCTCGGGTCGAAGGCCGGCAACGCCGACATCGTCATGATCAACGGTTCCGAGGCCGACCCGAACGCCGCGATGTTCAAGGCCGGCGCGCACAAGGCCCTGGACGGCAAGGTCAAGAAGATCGTCTACGAGCAGTCCGGCGAGTGGAAGCCCGCCGTCGCCGCCCAGAAGACGAACGAGGCCATCCACAGCCTCGGCAAGGACGGCTTCCAGGCGGTCTACTCCGCCAACGACGGCATGGCCGCCTCCGTCATCGAGACGCTCAAGAGCGCCGGCATGAAGAACATCCCGGTCGGCGGCCAGGACGCCTCGATCGACGCCGTCCGCCGGATTCTCGCCGGCGAGCAGGCATACACCATCTACAAGCCGTACAAGCCGGAGGCCGACGCGGCCGCCAACATCGCCGTCTACCTGCTGAAGGGCCTGGACATCACCTCGGTGGCCAGCTCGATCTCCGACAGCGAGGGCGGGGCCAAGATTCCGTCCATGCTGCTCTCCCCGATCGTCGTGACCAAGCAGAAGGTGGCCGCCACGGTGATAGCCGGCGGTCTCTACAAGGCGGCGGACATCTGCAACGAGCAGTACGCGGACGCCTGCAACGCGGCCGGGATCAAGTAG